The Klebsiella aerogenes KCTC 2190 region CTCAGGGCACGAAAGCAAAAGACTTCAATACTGGCTCGTTTACATGCTGAGTACCATGTCGGGTTGTCATCACATCGCATTTTCTTACTGCAGGAGTTAATGAGCTATCTGATTGTGCAGAGCCTTACATACAGTAGCATTAACTGCTACGCCTAAGCGCCATTTGATTTGTTGTCTTCAGGGGGAGATGACCCACGTAATACGACGCTATATGCCGATTTGCTGCCATTCAACTTTGATGATGTTCCGCCCAACCGGTTACCAACATAAACTTAAAATCTGTGCGTTATATGCACGGGCGTTGTGTTTTTCGTATATTTGGTTTTCGGCCGTTAATTATTTATAGGCTGCTGAACTAATGAATTGCCCATAGCGCTCACACCATATTAGTACAGGGGGATATTCATTAATGTTAATTCAGTTGGTATAGCCTTCTTAAAGTTGCCGAAGTTTTTAAGGTCGCCAATATATAATGACTCATTTTTTATTTTTAAAAATGATGCTTGGTTGTTGGCCTGTTTTTTGTTAGATAAAATTTATAATCAGGGCCCGGAGTAACAGTACCTTCAAAGGCAATCTCATTGTTACTGATATATAATTTTCCATCAGCCCAGTAAACAGCGTTACTACCTTTCTTATTTTTATCAAATGTACCAGAGTAACGTGGCAAGTTTTAACCATCTGAACATGTTTTTCTGTAGCTATTGTGTCATTTAATTGCTTTAGTATATATTCATTTCTACTTTAACAGATGTGACTAATCTGTTTTTCATGTGCTCCATCAGAATCATAGTTTATAGTTGCTGAAAAATAACCAAAATAAGCGACATAAGAACGAGCAAGAGCGAAATTTTGTTCATGCTTTATTCCTCATAATGTTTGCTCAGTGCTGAGGTAGTGATTTCTAGTTAGTACTTTTGACAGGGAATGAGTCCTTTTTAACCAAGTCGACGACATACATAATGGAGTAATGATTTTATTCGTTTATAGCCCAGTGAGTTTTACCATGTCCGGACTGATAAATTTCACCCTCCTTCATTTTATATCCGACCTTATAGTCTGTTTCATAAATAGTTAGCTCTCCATATTTCATCATGACGGTTTCGGGCCTGTCATTATGTGAATGGAGAGGGATAATTGTAGCAGGTGTAATAGCAATTGAACGGGCTCGGAAACGCCAAGCCTAGGCTCTGATAGTTTCGTTATCCAGAGGCAATTCGGATTCGGTATAAACCTTTACACTGCCTTTCTGCTTTGGAGGCGCTTTATTCATGGTCGGCCGCTCTCATCCGCTGGGCATCCTCCATTGGATGCATAAGCACTCTGAAAACCCAGAGTTGTCAGGGCAATGAAAAACAGTGGTTTTGTTGCTTTCTGTATTATATAAACTCCTTGTTGAATGGACAGGGAAGCTAACTGTATCTACAACACGTTTAATGACGGTAATGATCTCAGTTGTAATTTGGCTAAAACTAATCGGCAGTAAGATGAGGTATGATGAAAGTACCAATTAACAAATAAAAATAATATTATTACCATCATCTGATTTTAGTCTGCGAAGTTCATTAATTACATTTTATATATAAAACTCAAAGGGTACGAATATGCCTTTAATATTATAGGTGTCAGCGACATCAGGGAGTCTAAGAGTAAAAGAAACATTGTTCGTATAATTATCATATTTTGATACCCTTTCAAAAATCATCATCTTAAATGGATATTTGCATATCCACCCCCCCATTATTTATCCAGTTTCGTCATTTTAAGTAAAATTAAATATATTTAAAAATAAATCTTATTGGGCGTGATGAGTATCAAAATGTGTTGTTTTTTTACGGAGTTGAAGTTAGGTATCATCAGCGAGCAAGAGAAAGACAGGCTGAAAGAATGAATCGTTAACTTAAAGTTGTCCTGTAGGTGGATACATCTTTTTCCCCGAGAGTCATACGTATGATAGGTTAGAGTAATAAATAGCGATGGTAGGATGGTGAATTACCTCGCCTTCCCACCATTAAATTATTAATATCTGATGTATTGAAAGGGTAAATTAATCGCGCATGGTCCTAAGGTTAACTTCCAATATAGGCATTGGATTTCTTTATCATAACTTCTGCGACTTTATTTGTTACGTATGATAAAAAAATCAAAATGCTAAATGAAATGGTTACATGAGATATTAACCCATCAGTTTTAATTAGTTTTGTTAGTTGCGTGTTTATAAAGCTGAATTGTAGTATGTAAAATTCATAACTGATTAGACTAAAAAAACACATTGCTTTTAAAATAAATGACGGTGTAAATTTACATATTCTGCGAAAGAACGAGAGCATTACAAGTGGGTATACAGGTGTAAGCAAAGGAATAATCCATGTAATATTTTTTACAATGGATATATAACTTGCGATTGTTATCATTAGTAGTAATGTTACTGTAATTGGTAAACTAATTTGTGTTGCTGAGTCAATTCTGTTCTTCACTGATAAATAAACTCCAAAAGAGAACCCTGTAATAACAGACCATGGTGATGAATCATTCTTTAAATACACTTTCATTAAAAAGCAAAATATAAAGATAATCACCAGGTGTAATAATCCGTTTCTATGATGAAATAGCTTTATTTGTATCGGGAGTGTTAAATACATTATCACTATTGTAGTTACAAACCATAAACCGTACCCTATGCCAGCATTATTGGGGACGGAAAATAAATCAAAGAAAAGGCTTAATCCGAGAGCATGAAATAAAACATGTACAGGGTCATACCCCCAAGGCGAGTTTACTCTGCTAAATGTAAATGTGATCACAAGGCATAACAACATTGGCAGATATATTCTCAATATTCTTTTGGTCATCATTGTATTAGTAATGATGTGGTTTTTAGGCGTAACCAGTATGGCACTAATAAAAGCTAACAACGACATCGACGCCGTGGGTGAATATGAAAGTATTATGTTGGTGGGTACGGTACCTGGAATTTGATAGGCTAATATGTGGCCTAAATAAGCTATCAATATTGCAAATGCTCTAGCTACATCCATATAAATTATTCTTTCTTTCACTAATTCATACCTTAATGTTTCAATTCAATACTATTGTTGGTTCCCATGATAAGGCACAACTTCGCCATCTGCCACCAATAATTCAATATGTTCGTCGATAGTCTTATGCATGCTGTGAAGCGCGCCCTAAAACTTTCTGTTATGTGAGCGAAGAGGCCATCTGGGACATATGGCTACATCTTCAAATTTTTACAACATACAGATTGCAGTATCAGTAAATCATCCAGCAAGTAGGGATGGACCTTCGCCTACAGACTAAACTTTATTGTTTTTATTTAGAGTATTATAACGTTATTTTTCACTAATATTTTAAATGTGAACATTTTATTTACATTTTTCTAAAAAACATCAAAATTTTCGCTCTTTCTTACGCCCTCCTTCAAGAGCCATTCTATGTAATCAAAACCGATCCTTTGATTTCTTTTTGATATGTGATGAAGGTAACTAAAACACCGTTTTGTTTTCATTGAATCATCATTTCACATGATCAATGATAACGGCATGGTATCAGTGTGGTGCGCACAACCCTGAGACTCCTGACTTTTCTCATCTGTTCGTAATCCAATGAACAGTAAGAATTTTTTCAAACAATATTGAAAGAATAAGTCACATCCTTGCCGTTCAGGTGGGGTGGAGATGAGGATAAAAAATGAAGATCAAAGCAACCATTGAACGTATCCCTGGCGGCATGATGCTGGTTCCATTGCTGCTTGGCGCGGTGCTTAATACCCTGGCGCCGGATACCGGTAATTACTTTGGTTCATTCACCAAAGGCATGATTGGCGGCACGGTACCGATCCTGGCGGTGTGGTTTTTCTGTATCGGCGCATCGATCGATTTGCGCGCCACCGGTACCGTATTACGTAAATCCGGCACGTTAGTGATCACCAAAATTGCCGTCGCCTGGATCGTCGCTTTTATTGCCGCGATGGTCATTCCGGAAAACGGCGTCCAGACCGGTTTCTTTGCCGGACTGTCGGTGTTGGCAATTGTCTCGGCAATGGATATGACCAACGGTGGCCTGTACGCCAGCCTGATGAATCAGTACGGCAGTAAAGAAGAGTCCGGCGCGTTTGTATTGATGTCGCTGGAGTCCGGGCCGCTGATGACGATGGTTATCCTTGGCTCCGCCGGTCTGGCTTCCTTCGAGCCTCACCATTTTATCGGCGCGGTGCTGCCATTCCTGGTGGGCTTTGCCTTAGGTAACCTCGACCACGACTTCCGCGCCTTCTTTAGCAAAGCCACCCCGGTGCTGATTCCGTTCTTTGGCTTTGCGCTAGGCAACACCATCAACCTGAGCGTGATTCTGGATACCGGACTGCTGGGGATTGTGCTTGGCGTGGCGGTCATCATCATTACCGGCATTCCGTTGATTATTGCTGACAGGGTTATCGGCGGCGGTAACGGGACAGCTGGCGTCGCGGCCTCTTCCGCAGCGGGCGCGGCGGTCGCGAACCCGGTGATCATCGCGCAGATTAATCCGGCCTTTGAACCGGTGGCCGCTTCGGCGACGGCACTGGTCGCGGCAAGCGTCATCGTCACCGCGATTTTAGTGCCGATTATTACCGCCCTGTACGCCAAACGTTTTGGCAATGCGCAGGTGGTGAAAGCGCCTGGCGCCAGCGTGGCACCATCGGCGAATCACTAATCTATTCTCGCCCTCCGCAGGAGGGCTTTGTCATTCAAGAATCTGCCTGGAGGCTAACGTGGACGTAAGACAAAGTATCCACAGCGCGCATGCGAAAACTCTGGATACCCAGGGGCTGCGTAATGAGTTTTTAGTTGAACGAGTGTTTGTGGCTGATGAATACACCATGGTGTACAGCCATATTGACCGCATTATTGTTGGCGGCGTTATGCCGGTGCAGCGCGGGGTGTCGGTGGGTGGCGAAGTCGGTAAACAGCTTGGGGTAAGCTATTTCCTCGAACGCCGTGAGTTAGGGGTGATTAATATCGGCGGCCCGGGTTGTATTACCGTTGATGGCCAATGCTATGAAATCGGCCACCGTGAGGCGCTGTACGTCGGTAAGGGGGCGAAAGAGGTGGTGTTTACCAGCGTCGACCATGCAAAACCGGCGAAGTTTTACTACAACTGCGCCCCGGCGCATACCACTTATCCAACGAAGAAAGTCACCCCTGCCGATGTAGCGCCGGTGACGCTGGGTGACAACCTGACCAGCAACCGCCGCACCATCAATAAATATTTCGTGCCGGATGTACTGGAAACCTGTCAGCTCAGCATGGGCCTGACCGAACTGGCGCCGGGTAACCTGTGGAACACCATGCCTTGCCATACCCATGAGCGGCGGATGGAGGTCTATTTCTATTTCAACATGGATGAGGACGCCTGCGTGTTCCACATGATGGGGCAGCCGCAGGAGACCCGTCATATTGTGATGCATAACGAGCAGGCGGTGATTTCGCCAAGCTGGTCGATTCACTCAGGGGTGGGTACCCGCGCTTATACCTTCATCTGGGGGATGGTTGGCGAGAACCAGGTCTTTGACGACATGGATCACGTTGCCGTGCGCGATATACGTTAAACGCCCGCTCAAGCCCGGATTGCCGGGGATGGAAATGCAGCGGAGTTCACACTATCAGTGTTTAGAGGCGGGGCGGAAGGGGGAACCCATCGCCCCGTCATTGTTGACGTCGCTTCACTTGCAGGCTTTATTAATGTGTCAGACGCATCAATAGATGCGCAAAATGCGCTTATTCCTGGCTACAACTTACCGCACTCTTACGGTTACCTAAATGTTAATGAGAGTTAACCATTCAGTTAATCAGGGAGAGTGTGATGTCCGCAACTGCCGCTACTTCAGTGTTTCGCGCCAGGGCCAAAGTGATCCTGCAGGTGACCTCAGGGAATTTTCTTGAGCAGTTTGACTTCTTTTTATTTGGTTTTTACGCCACCTATATCGCCCATACTTTTTTCCTTCCGAAAATGAATTCGCCTCATTAATGATGACCTTCGCCGTTTTCGGCGCCGGGTTCTTGATGCGGCCCGTTGGCGCGGTGGTGTTAGGCGCCTGGATTGACAAGGTTGGCAGACGTAAAGGTTTAATCGGCACGCTGTCGATTATGGCGATGGGGACCATCCTGATCGTGCTGGTGCCAGGTTATCAGACTATCGGTTTGTGGGCGCCGGCGCTGGTGCTGTGCGGCCGACTGTTGCAGGGCTTTTCTGCCGGTGCGGAACTGGGCGGCGTCTCGGTTTACCTCGCTGAAATGGCGACGCCGGGGCGTAAAGGGTTTTATACCAGCTGGCAATCCGCCAGTCAGCAGGTGTCCATTATGGTGGCCGCTTCACTGGGCTATCTGCTCAATATGCTGCTCAGTGAGTCGAGTCTTCATCAGTGGGGATGGCGTATTCCGTTCGCGATTGGCTGCCTGATCGTGCCTTTTATCTTCTTTTTACGCCGCAACCTGAATGAAACCGCGGAGTATACGGAGCGTAAGGAACATCCGACCCTGGGACAATCGCTGACTATTCTGCTGGCAAACTGGCGGGTGGTGATTGCGGGGATGTTAATGGTGGCGATGACCACTACCGCGTTCTATTTGATCACGGTCTACGCGCCAACCTTTGGCAAAAACGTGCTGTTATTAAGCGCCTCGGATAGCCTGCTGGTCACGCTGTTGGTGGCGATCTCTAATTTCATCTGGCTGCCTATCGGCGGTATGCTTTCCGATAGGTTTGGTCGTAAACCGGTATTGGTCAGCATGACGCTGCTGGCCATTTTCACCAGTTGGCCTGCGTTATCGCTGCTGGCCCGCATGCCGGACTTCGCCATGATGTTGTCCGTGCTGCTGTGGCTCTCCTTCATTTACGGCATCTATAACGGCGCGATGATCCCGGCGCTGACGGAAATTATGCCTAAGTCGGTCAGGGTTGCTGGTTTTTCTCTGGCTTACAGCCTGGCTACCGCGCTGTTTGGCGGTTTCACGCCGGCGATGTCCACCGCGTTAATTAAAGTTACCGGGGATAAGGCGGCGCCCGGCTACTGGATGAGTTTTGCGGCAATCTGCGCGCTATTAGCGACGCTGTATCTCTATCAACGCGTTTCCCGGCAGGCATTGAAAACGCAAAATTCTTTGGGTTAAGAGGTGAATATGCAACGTAAATCATGGGTTTTCTCGTTAGTGGTATTCACCTGCGGCTATGCGCATGTTGCCGTCGCGCAGGAGATCACGGTGATGATTTCCGGCGGCTTCTCCGCGGCGTTGGATAAACTGGCGCCCGACTATCAGCAAAAAAGCGGCAATACCTTACATATCATTCATGGTCCCTCGATGGGGAAATCCACGGAGGCGATACCGAACCGCCTGGCGGCAGGGCAAAAGGCGGATGTGGTGATTATGGTGGGATACGCCCTGGATGATTTGCAGAAGCAGGGCAAAGTGATGCCGGGGTCGCGTATTGAACTGGCGGACTCACGTATTGGCGCCGTCGTGCCAAAGGGGGCCCCGGTACCGGATATCAGCAGCGTCGCCGCGTTGAAACAAACATTGCTGCAGGCGAAATCCATCGCCTATTCGGATAGCGCCAGTGGGCGCTATGTTGAAAAGGAGCTGTTCAGCAAACTGGATATTGCCGCGCAGGCGAGCCCCAAAGCAAAAATGATCGAAAAAATCCCCGTTGCTTCGCTGGTGGCAAAAGGGGACTACGCGATAGGGTTTCAGCAGGTTAGCGAACTGTTGCCGGTCAGCGGCGTGACGTTCGTTGGCCGTCTGCCGGATGAAGTGCAATACGTTACCCGCTTCGCGGGCGCCATAGTTGCCGATTCATCCGCGCAGTCGCAGGCGAAGCAGTTGCTGTGCTATCTGGCTTCAGTCCCGGCGCAGGCGGAAATCCGTCGCACAGGCATGGATCCTTTACCCTCCAACGCCTGTGAATTACCTGAAGAGGGCTAATTATGCGGTGGGATGGTAAAAATCAGTAATGGCTTTTTCGAGTTCGGCGGCCAGAGGAGGTAATGCTCTGCCCGCTTTTTTTATCAGCCCCACCTGCCTTTTCACCTCTGGTTCCACTAGCGGAATACTGGCTAACGCGTGGTGTGCATAAGCCGGCAGCGCCATCGCCGGGATGGCCGCAATACCGAGGCCGGCATCAACCATACCCAGCATGGTCGTCACGTGGCGGGTTTCACAAACTGCAGTGCGTCGTGGCCCTACGTCGCTCAGGGCGCCGTCCAGTAGGTGGCGATTGCCGGAGATCTTATCAAGCCAGATGTAATCGTGGTTAAAAAATTCTTGCCAGCTGAGGCTGTTACGCTGCGCCAGCGGATCGTCTCGTCGGCAGACCGCCAGGTAGCGTTCATGGACCAGCGGCGTAAATACCACCTCGGACGCGATTTCGGAGAGAAAACTCAGGCCGAAATCCGCCTGGTGATTCTGCACGGCGCTATAAACATTTCCGGCGCTGGTATCAATGACCTTGATCCGCGCTTTGGGAAAACGCAGACGGAATTGGCTGATAACCTGCGGCATAAAATAGTTGGCGGCTGAGGGGACACAGGCAACCGTCACCAGCCCGTTGCCGAAGGCGGCGCGGTCGCTAATACCGTCCAGGGCATCTTCGAATTCGGAAAGCAGATGCTGCGCCTTTGGGGCGAAAGCTCTGCCGGTTTGCGTGAGGGTCACCCGGCGAGTGGTTCTTTCAAACAATCTCACCCCTAAAGCGGTTTCCAGCTTTTCAATTCGCCTGCTTAACGCCGATTGCGAAATGCAAATCGCCTCGGCGGCATAGCGAAAGCTGCCGTGCTCGCTGAGGGCTAAAAAGGCGTAGAGATCCTGCAGGTCAAAAAGGGGCAAGTGGCGCTTCTCCTGGATTTAACAAAAAAACAACAATCAATTGTACTGTTTATTTGGTTTTCCAGGAAGAAACAACGCCGACCAGCCGCAGGCTAAAGAGATAGCCTGCGGCCTGGCATCAGGCGTGCGCCAGCAGCGGGAACATCAATTTGTTGTCGTGGAAAATGTTCTCTTTGTTGGAATAGATAAACAACATATCGTCGCCGTCTATTTTTTCGTACTCGCCAAGGCGCGCTTCCTTCGGCGTGAAACCAAGCACCGCCTGCTGCGATTGCGGCTGGGCGAGTTCATTGATAATGGTCGCCATGGATTGTCCGGCATCGCAAAAAATATCAAAGCAGATCAGCTCATGGGCGCTTTGCATCGCAATGGCGACGACCTGGTTTTTCTCCGAGTAGTACACGAAATGCTTCATAAACGCCGAACAGTAAAACATCAGCAGACCGAAGTTATTCTCCACTCGTAGCTGTGAAAAGGGGTTGGATTTCTGGTAGTAGTGCTTAAGCAGGGCAATATCCTGCGCACTATCCATATCCAGTTTACGGAAGTCGCCGGGAGTCGGCGAAACGGGCGCAACATATTGATATTCGTCGGTCCGCGTAAAGCCAAATTTGGGGTAGAAGTCGACGGTGGTGGAGTTGGCAAACAGGAAAAAAGCATCCGCTTTGTCACGCCAGTCATCAAGAATATGTTGTATCAACTGTCCGGCAAGCCCTTTATTACGGTAATCAATGTTGGTCATTACCGTACCTATTTGAATATAGCGTCGGGGTTGGCCTTGCCAGACCAGATCAATAATATTCGCGGAGGCGTTGGCGATAACTTTATTCTTATCAACGAAAGCGTAAGGGATATAGGATTCGCTCCAGTACCCTTGCTGATACCAGGCGTCAAAGGATAGATCGAACGTTTTGATGGCTAAATCAATAAAGCTTTTTCTTAATGTATTATCATCTTTGAGTTGCTTAACCAATTTGTAGTGCATCGCAGTCATTCCTTTCTTATTCGTTTTGCTATCCGGGATTGCTATAGGCAAATTTTACCCCTTGAAAATCACAGGTTTTGTGCCTGAGTATGGCGGTTTTCTGCGGTTTGTACAGCATTGGAGGAAGGGCATCGCTCAGGACGTTGCCTGGCTCACAATTAACAGCAAACATTCTACGTGGATAAGGTAAGTAAGGCGTAAACGCAGTGGTTTAAAAATGAGCGCGCGGGGCATTTGGTTTATTCTTTTTTCTCAGGGAATAATCTGAAGAAATGTATTTGAGAGGAATTTATAGTAAAGCCTGAGTATAAGGAATAAATATTTTAATTATTCCTTCTGGTCATAACTGTTTGATATTTATCTATAAAATAAAAGGTATCGAAAAGTTGTATTTTATCAATAGGTAATATGCACTAACGCTAAACGGTACAAAGCGTATTTTAGTTTCTGCGATGATATTAAATTGCTGAGGGATGAGCTAAATGAGCCATCATCTTCTACACTTTGTGGCGCCGTTGCCATTGAGGTTTTTCGCAAGTAAGGGAAAAACATCATATCAGCGCTGAATGTAACCAATTGAATGTTAATGAGAAGTTGTCATATTTTCAATAGAGGAGTTCGTGATATGGCATTCGTAACAACTAAAGATAGCGTTAATATTTATTTTAAAGACTGGGGGCCGAAAGAAGCTCAGCCAATCGTGTTCCACCATGGCTGGCCGTTAAGCGCTGATGACTGGGATAACCAGATGCTGTTTTTCCTCGCACAGGGTTTTCGCGTCATCGCCATCGATCGCCGCGGGCATGGGCGCTCCGATCAGGTAAGTGAAGGTCACGATATGGACCACTATGCGGCCGATGCTTCCGCGGTAGTGGAAAGTCTGGATTTACATAACGCTGTTCATGTTGGTCATTCAACCGGCGGCGGCCAGGTCGCGCGCTATGTGGCTAAATATGGTCAACCGCAGGGTCGTGTAGCCAAAGCAGTATTAATCAGTTCCGTACCGCCGTTAATGGTGAAAACCGACAATAACCCCGGCGGTACGCCCATCGAAGTATTTGACGGTTTCCGCAAGGCGCTTGCTGCTAATCGCTCACAGTTCTATCTCGATGTTGCCAGTGGCCCGTTCTATGGTTTTAACCGAGATGGCGCAGAGGTTTCGCA contains the following coding sequences:
- a CDS encoding acyltransferase family protein encodes the protein MDVARAFAILIAYLGHILAYQIPGTVPTNIILSYSPTASMSLLAFISAILVTPKNHIITNTMMTKRILRIYLPMLLCLVITFTFSRVNSPWGYDPVHVLFHALGLSLFFDLFSVPNNAGIGYGLWFVTTIVIMYLTLPIQIKLFHHRNGLLHLVIIFIFCFLMKVYLKNDSSPWSVITGFSFGVYLSVKNRIDSATQISLPITVTLLLMITIASYISIVKNITWIIPLLTPVYPLVMLSFFRRICKFTPSFILKAMCFFSLISYEFYILQFSFINTQLTKLIKTDGLISHVTISFSILIFLSYVTNKVAEVMIKKSNAYIGS
- the kdgT gene encoding 2-keto-3-deoxygluconate transporter, which codes for MKIKATIERIPGGMMLVPLLLGAVLNTLAPDTGNYFGSFTKGMIGGTVPILAVWFFCIGASIDLRATGTVLRKSGTLVITKIAVAWIVAFIAAMVIPENGVQTGFFAGLSVLAIVSAMDMTNGGLYASLMNQYGSKEESGAFVLMSLESGPLMTMVILGSAGLASFEPHHFIGAVLPFLVGFALGNLDHDFRAFFSKATPVLIPFFGFALGNTINLSVILDTGLLGIVLGVAVIIITGIPLIIADRVIGGGNGTAGVAASSAAGAAVANPVIIAQINPAFEPVAASATALVAASVIVTAILVPIITALYAKRFGNAQVVKAPGASVAPSANH
- the kduI gene encoding 5-dehydro-4-deoxy-D-glucuronate isomerase, which produces MDVRQSIHSAHAKTLDTQGLRNEFLVERVFVADEYTMVYSHIDRIIVGGVMPVQRGVSVGGEVGKQLGVSYFLERRELGVINIGGPGCITVDGQCYEIGHREALYVGKGAKEVVFTSVDHAKPAKFYYNCAPAHTTYPTKKVTPADVAPVTLGDNLTSNRRTINKYFVPDVLETCQLSMGLTELAPGNLWNTMPCHTHERRMEVYFYFNMDEDACVFHMMGQPQETRHIVMHNEQAVISPSWSIHSGVGTRAYTFIWGMVGENQVFDDMDHVAVRDIR
- a CDS encoding substrate-binding domain-containing protein, with translation MQRKSWVFSLVVFTCGYAHVAVAQEITVMISGGFSAALDKLAPDYQQKSGNTLHIIHGPSMGKSTEAIPNRLAAGQKADVVIMVGYALDDLQKQGKVMPGSRIELADSRIGAVVPKGAPVPDISSVAALKQTLLQAKSIAYSDSASGRYVEKELFSKLDIAAQASPKAKMIEKIPVASLVAKGDYAIGFQQVSELLPVSGVTFVGRLPDEVQYVTRFAGAIVADSSAQSQAKQLLCYLASVPAQAEIRRTGMDPLPSNACELPEEG
- a CDS encoding LysR family transcriptional regulator, which encodes MPLFDLQDLYAFLALSEHGSFRYAAEAICISQSALSRRIEKLETALGVRLFERTTRRVTLTQTGRAFAPKAQHLLSEFEDALDGISDRAAFGNGLVTVACVPSAANYFMPQVISQFRLRFPKARIKVIDTSAGNVYSAVQNHQADFGLSFLSEIASEVVFTPLVHERYLAVCRRDDPLAQRNSLSWQEFFNHDYIWLDKISGNRHLLDGALSDVGPRRTAVCETRHVTTMLGMVDAGLGIAAIPAMALPAYAHHALASIPLVEPEVKRQVGLIKKAGRALPPLAAELEKAITDFYHPTA
- a CDS encoding GNAT family N-acetyltransferase produces the protein MHYKLVKQLKDDNTLRKSFIDLAIKTFDLSFDAWYQQGYWSESYIPYAFVDKNKVIANASANIIDLVWQGQPRRYIQIGTVMTNIDYRNKGLAGQLIQHILDDWRDKADAFFLFANSTTVDFYPKFGFTRTDEYQYVAPVSPTPGDFRKLDMDSAQDIALLKHYYQKSNPFSQLRVENNFGLLMFYCSAFMKHFVYYSEKNQVVAIAMQSAHELICFDIFCDAGQSMATIINELAQPQSQQAVLGFTPKEARLGEYEKIDGDDMLFIYSNKENIFHDNKLMFPLLAHA
- a CDS encoding alpha/beta fold hydrolase, whose product is MAFVTTKDSVNIYFKDWGPKEAQPIVFHHGWPLSADDWDNQMLFFLAQGFRVIAIDRRGHGRSDQVSEGHDMDHYAADASAVVESLDLHNAVHVGHSTGGGQVARYVAKYGQPQGRVAKAVLISSVPPLMVKTDNNPGGTPIEVFDGFRKALAANRSQFYLDVASGPFYGFNRDGAEVSQGTIQNWWRQGMTGSAKAHYEGIKAFSETDQTDDLKAITVPVLVMQGDDDQVVPYKNAAILQDKLLANSELKIYPGLPHGMHTSHADVINADLLAFIRS